In a genomic window of Planctomycetaceae bacterium:
- a CDS encoding transposase, whose product MPLPVYAMVAMPNHWHVVVRPETIDQVSEFFRRLTVMHTMRWHAQYQTGGTGHFYQGRFKSFPIQSDRHLLTVMRYVERNPVRAKLIDLAEEWQWGAAHARRRPADERRWLAIPDDPPLPRNRRSWVNHVETEAELNALRISVKHGLPFGDDQWTRSSAVRPGLETTTRPRARPIKES is encoded by the coding sequence GTGCCACTGCCAGTTTATGCAATGGTGGCAATGCCGAATCACTGGCACGTTGTGGTCCGGCCCGAGACCATTGATCAGGTCAGTGAGTTCTTCCGTCGACTGACTGTCATGCACACGATGCGTTGGCATGCTCAATACCAGACCGGTGGGACCGGCCATTTCTATCAGGGTCGTTTCAAGTCGTTTCCTATCCAGTCAGACCGACATCTTCTGACAGTCATGAGATACGTCGAACGCAATCCCGTACGAGCCAAATTGATTGACCTCGCCGAAGAATGGCAATGGGGTGCCGCTCATGCTCGCCGAAGGCCTGCAGACGAACGCCGATGGCTGGCGATTCCCGATGATCCGCCGTTGCCGCGAAACCGGCGTTCCTGGGTGAACCATGTCGAAACAGAGGCAGAGTTGAACGCGCTTCGCATCAGTGTGAAACACGGCCTGCCGTTTGGTGATGATCAATGGACAAGAAGCAGTGCTGTTCGCCCTGGTCTCGAAACCACAACTCGGCCAAGGGCACGGCCAATCAAAGAGTCCTGA
- a CDS encoding PQQ-binding-like beta-propeller repeat protein: MNRKRIVFIIATGIVCAVCLLAFRGRHRINVMDRPALQLGDNIGGTTPTESDHSPLTGEDKLSAAQVSPWGRFRGPNGLGLSEDSTIPVKWSDTRNLAWKTALPGAGSSSPVLTDGFVFVTCYSGYGVAGDRGGSPNQLQRHVCCIDRDSGAMVWTRTVSAVQQEDRYQGMGLPEHGYATNTPGTDGAAVFAFLGKSGVYAFDLSGKELWHVSVGTGSGNREWGSASSLILYKDLVIVNAAEESQSLYALSKDSGEVIWKSPAAALELCYSTPAIAHVSPERDDLILAVPGEVWGINPGNGKLIWFAETPMTDNLSPSVLVDGATVYAFGGYRNSGSVSLRAGGKGDVTSSHMLWTSKNTSHVATPVLLNNRLQWVDDHGVYFCADAKSGELIQRARTSGISSGGRPVYASPVSINQRLYVQSRYGGVFVLERSPELTILEQNRFASDSSNFNATPAVDRGQLFLRSDRYLYCISASHPTE; the protein is encoded by the coding sequence ATGAATCGCAAACGGATAGTTTTCATCATCGCGACGGGAATCGTCTGCGCGGTGTGCCTGTTGGCGTTTCGTGGCCGGCATCGAATCAATGTCATGGATCGTCCGGCCTTGCAATTGGGTGATAACATCGGAGGCACCACACCCACGGAGAGCGACCATAGCCCACTCACTGGCGAAGATAAACTGTCTGCTGCACAGGTTAGCCCATGGGGGCGATTTCGTGGCCCCAATGGGCTGGGGCTGAGTGAAGATTCAACAATTCCAGTGAAATGGAGTGACACAAGAAACCTTGCGTGGAAAACTGCACTTCCAGGAGCGGGTTCTTCGAGTCCTGTGTTAACCGATGGATTCGTCTTTGTGACGTGCTATTCCGGATATGGCGTGGCAGGGGACCGTGGCGGTAGTCCAAATCAACTTCAGCGGCACGTATGTTGCATCGATCGTGATTCAGGAGCGATGGTATGGACCAGGACCGTGTCAGCCGTTCAACAGGAAGATCGCTATCAGGGAATGGGGCTTCCCGAGCACGGCTATGCAACGAATACCCCGGGCACCGATGGGGCTGCGGTCTTTGCATTTCTTGGCAAGTCCGGGGTATATGCTTTTGATCTCAGCGGTAAAGAGCTATGGCATGTATCAGTCGGAACAGGATCAGGCAACCGAGAATGGGGATCAGCATCCAGCCTGATTCTTTACAAGGACTTAGTGATCGTAAATGCTGCGGAGGAAAGCCAATCACTCTATGCCCTTAGCAAAGATTCGGGAGAAGTTATCTGGAAGTCACCAGCGGCTGCTTTGGAGTTGTGCTACAGCACTCCGGCAATCGCGCATGTGAGTCCTGAACGAGATGACCTGATTCTGGCAGTTCCCGGCGAAGTCTGGGGAATAAACCCCGGAAATGGAAAACTTATATGGTTCGCTGAAACGCCAATGACAGACAACCTGTCACCAAGTGTTCTTGTTGACGGCGCAACAGTTTACGCATTTGGCGGGTACCGAAATTCAGGAAGCGTGTCGTTAAGAGCAGGAGGCAAAGGCGATGTCACCAGTTCTCACATGCTCTGGACGAGTAAGAATACATCTCACGTGGCAACGCCCGTGTTGCTGAATAATCGCCTGCAATGGGTCGATGATCATGGCGTGTACTTTTGTGCCGATGCAAAGTCCGGAGAGCTGATTCAGCGTGCGAGAACGTCGGGAATCTCCAGCGGTGGCCGGCCGGTTTACGCATCCCCTGTTTCGATCAATCAACGCCTCTATGTCCAGTCTCGGTATGGCGGTGTATTCGTGCTGGAGAGATCTCCCGAACTCACCATTCTGGAGCAAAATCGGTTTGCATCAGATTCCAGTAATTTCAACGCAACACCAGCAGTCGATCGTGGGCAGCTGTTCTTGAGATCTGATCGATACTTGTACTGCATTAGTGCATCTCACCCGACTGAATAA
- a CDS encoding DUF1559 domain-containing protein: MRRRRLVIVTLCCAGFFGLRYSLLNWVPETDSDSDGPARTFLGRELGEVPPQRPPFAPVFSASRKIDSQFRDLRDRLTRQVEGASNKDVVEQTLIAEHKYSQEQIHVLMLGIRRYLQQEADKHLDSQLSWRVHLLPYIDQQDLYAQFRLNESWDSPTNFQLIDKMPALYRGLADDDDGTHTRIQAINSRDSLGLAGQLRRLSDVTDAEGETLAVVLVSAALAVPWTSPQDLSIDEGSFSDVMAQMPSPEFWWGSVEGAALKLPVSCSAETFFSLVTISGGEAGVFDRLQKERLEQIRSRRAPDTAWTPASDLYR; the protein is encoded by the coding sequence ATGAGAAGACGCCGATTGGTCATTGTCACATTGTGCTGCGCCGGATTTTTCGGACTGCGTTATTCCCTGCTGAACTGGGTGCCTGAGACAGATAGTGACTCGGATGGGCCTGCACGCACATTTCTTGGTCGTGAACTGGGGGAGGTTCCTCCTCAACGACCACCATTTGCACCAGTGTTTTCAGCGTCCCGTAAGATTGACTCACAGTTTCGAGATCTGCGAGATCGGCTGACCAGGCAGGTCGAGGGTGCTTCCAACAAGGATGTTGTGGAACAAACGCTGATTGCGGAACACAAGTATTCTCAGGAACAGATTCATGTCCTCATGCTGGGGATCCGACGCTATCTGCAGCAGGAAGCCGACAAACACCTGGATTCGCAACTTAGCTGGCGAGTGCATCTTCTGCCTTACATAGATCAGCAGGACTTGTATGCGCAGTTCCGCCTGAATGAATCATGGGACAGCCCCACCAACTTTCAGTTGATTGACAAGATGCCTGCCTTGTATCGCGGTTTGGCAGATGACGATGATGGAACGCACACCCGCATCCAGGCAATCAACTCAAGAGATTCTCTGGGGCTCGCGGGACAACTTCGCAGGTTGTCCGACGTGACGGATGCCGAGGGTGAAACGCTGGCTGTCGTACTTGTCTCCGCTGCTCTTGCAGTTCCATGGACAAGCCCTCAGGACTTGAGCATTGATGAAGGTTCCTTCTCAGACGTCATGGCCCAAATGCCTTCACCGGAGTTTTGGTGGGGTTCTGTAGAAGGGGCGGCACTGAAACTGCCGGTTTCCTGCTCAGCAGAGACATTCTTTAGTCTTGTGACGATCAGCGGTGGGGAAGCGGGAGTGTTTGATCGCCTGCAAAAGGAACGCCTCGAACAAATCCGAAGTCGCCGTGCTCCGGACACTGCCTGGACTCCGGCGAGTGACCTCTATCGTTGA
- a CDS encoding alpha/beta hydrolase-fold protein has translation MSSFPAVAHLLCASGLFFLFLAYGDCPTAVADDQTSGTITEAPINGHFVIGPDYQLHRDLTDLGNPKGRQFEFSMPLADSRIFPGTDSTLDPKKDVRTERRVFVYVPAEYKDGRKAPILMTLDGPSQLNLIRHALDNLTVSKDPGRRLPAFIVVSVQNGGNDGKGSERGLEYDTMSDRFARFLNDEVLPAVLNNAEIRAAYPGLAFTDDPWGKGVMGCSSGGAAALTAGWFRPDLFRRLITYSGTFVDQQDDDAPEEARYPLGAWEYHSGLKLIENTPRKPLRIFTHVSEHDNRAKDPEETYHNWVMANERTAEALRAKGYDYRYLFSRASRHCDRNVFEHTLADTLVWMWQDYTPE, from the coding sequence ATGAGTTCATTTCCTGCCGTTGCACATCTGTTGTGTGCTTCAGGTCTGTTCTTTTTGTTTTTGGCGTATGGAGATTGTCCAACGGCGGTTGCTGATGATCAGACATCCGGCACCATCACCGAGGCGCCAATCAACGGGCATTTTGTCATTGGGCCGGATTACCAGTTGCATCGTGATCTCACGGACCTGGGAAATCCTAAGGGGCGGCAGTTTGAATTCTCGATGCCTCTGGCCGACAGCCGTATTTTCCCGGGGACCGATTCCACTCTGGATCCGAAGAAGGACGTTCGAACCGAACGGCGTGTGTTTGTCTACGTTCCGGCTGAGTACAAAGATGGCAGGAAAGCTCCGATCCTGATGACTCTGGACGGCCCAAGCCAGCTCAATCTCATTCGGCATGCACTCGACAATCTGACCGTATCCAAAGACCCCGGCCGACGGCTGCCCGCATTCATTGTCGTGTCCGTTCAGAACGGCGGCAATGACGGAAAAGGGAGCGAACGAGGTCTCGAATATGACACGATGTCCGATCGGTTCGCGAGGTTTCTCAACGATGAAGTCCTGCCAGCCGTCTTGAACAACGCAGAGATTCGAGCCGCCTATCCGGGACTGGCCTTCACGGATGATCCGTGGGGTAAGGGGGTCATGGGATGCAGTTCCGGCGGTGCCGCAGCGCTGACTGCGGGCTGGTTTCGTCCGGACTTGTTTCGTCGGCTGATTACCTATTCCGGAACATTTGTCGATCAGCAGGATGACGATGCTCCTGAAGAAGCCAGGTACCCACTTGGTGCATGGGAATATCATTCCGGCCTGAAGCTGATCGAGAATACTCCGCGAAAGCCGCTGAGAATCTTTACGCACGTTTCGGAACACGACAACCGCGCCAAAGATCCTGAAGAGACATACCATAACTGGGTCATGGCCAATGAACGTACGGCCGAAGCACTCCGGGCAAAAGGCTACGACTATCGTTATCTGTTCAGCCGCGCATCCCGCCACTGCGACCGCAACGTTTTCGAACACACACTCGCCGACACACTCGTCTGGATGTGGCAGGACTACACGCCCGAATAA
- a CDS encoding arylsulfatase, giving the protein MHRLQYVGIIAAFLLLVVASDNASPADRPNIVVILVDDMGYGDPGCYNAESKIPTPHINSLAESGMRFTDAHAPGPLCHMSRYGLMTGRYPFRTDVTVWPKQPLIKSGDMTIASLAASQGYHTAMVGKWHLGFEENGYEKRLPGGPVDRGFDSFFGIRASTDIPPYFYIRNDRAVQPPTNQIQANNSDGWSPIQGAFWRAGGIAPDLSLEEVLPRFTSEAIQVIQSHQTSGSGQPLMLYLAYPAPHTPWLPSEKFRNKSGAGMYGDFLMMVDDEIGRVLGSIEAAGLRDNTLLVFTSDNGPTWYDKDVARFGHDSSGGLRGMKADAWEAGHRVPFIVRWPGVVQAGTSSSRLLCFTDLLATLADIMKVTLPPDAGPDSFSFLPDLNALPGDAVSQNSRPQRTQFVMQAGSVASMMTIRSGDWKLITGLGSGGFSRPNRTQPVPGEATGQLYNLAEDVGETKNLYMERPDIVERLNRELDIVRKSVR; this is encoded by the coding sequence GTGCACAGACTTCAATACGTCGGCATCATTGCCGCTTTCCTGCTTCTGGTTGTGGCGTCCGACAATGCGTCTCCTGCGGACCGGCCGAATATCGTCGTGATCCTGGTGGATGATATGGGGTATGGTGACCCGGGTTGTTACAACGCCGAATCAAAGATTCCGACGCCCCACATAAATTCCCTGGCGGAATCAGGGATGCGGTTCACGGATGCTCACGCGCCAGGTCCGTTGTGCCATATGTCGCGGTATGGTTTGATGACGGGCAGATATCCCTTTCGCACGGATGTGACCGTCTGGCCCAAACAGCCACTCATCAAATCCGGCGATATGACAATCGCATCGCTGGCAGCATCTCAGGGCTATCACACGGCAATGGTCGGAAAATGGCATCTGGGCTTTGAAGAAAATGGATACGAAAAGCGGCTGCCCGGTGGGCCTGTGGACCGTGGCTTTGATTCGTTTTTTGGAATTCGGGCATCCACGGATATCCCTCCCTACTTTTACATACGTAACGATCGCGCTGTACAGCCACCAACAAATCAGATTCAGGCGAACAACAGCGACGGCTGGTCACCCATCCAGGGTGCATTCTGGAGAGCAGGTGGGATTGCTCCCGATTTATCGCTGGAAGAAGTGCTTCCACGATTTACCAGTGAAGCGATTCAGGTCATTCAGTCTCACCAGACTTCAGGCAGCGGTCAGCCGTTGATGCTTTACCTTGCCTATCCGGCACCTCATACACCCTGGCTGCCGTCCGAGAAGTTTCGCAACAAGAGTGGCGCAGGAATGTATGGTGACTTTCTGATGATGGTCGACGACGAGATTGGCCGTGTGCTTGGATCGATTGAAGCCGCTGGGCTCAGGGATAACACCCTTTTGGTTTTCACGTCTGACAATGGTCCCACATGGTATGACAAAGACGTTGCAAGGTTTGGGCATGACTCCAGCGGAGGACTTCGTGGTATGAAAGCGGACGCATGGGAAGCTGGTCATCGCGTTCCATTTATTGTCCGCTGGCCTGGTGTTGTTCAGGCGGGGACCAGTAGTTCTCGTTTGTTGTGCTTCACAGACCTGCTTGCGACTCTTGCTGACATCATGAAAGTCACACTGCCGCCTGACGCCGGACCGGATAGCTTCAGTTTTCTTCCCGACCTGAATGCGTTACCCGGCGATGCAGTCTCTCAGAACTCCCGACCTCAGCGGACACAGTTTGTCATGCAGGCGGGTAGCGTCGCTTCAATGATGACCATCCGTTCCGGCGACTGGAAACTCATCACCGGACTTGGCTCAGGCGGTTTCTCTCGTCCGAATCGAACCCAGCCTGTCCCCGGTGAAGCTACCGGCCAACTCTACAACCTTGCCGAAGATGTTGGAGAAACGAAGAATCTCTATATGGAGCGGCCCGACATTGTGGAACGGCTGAACCGCGAACTGGACATCGTCCGGAAGTCGGTTCGGTAA
- a CDS encoding dienelactone hydrolase family protein — MAWELFATTIDLARTQYSSPILGVECGGGRLNPKDKEASMNKPNYLHLAAVLAALGAVLNCRIATAQFDRDSTAQPRYHTPPASGVSLMKDQHLYSLVSPLRSLKTPDSKADVREWKEQLRPQLHRQWENILGKLQPSESDQVWFGDIRNSTEISRIQKDGYVRIELTLPMETDFDQSYLLLLPDNVGTKKCPAVIAWTSTSPDYTEPEKWWGEWLAQHGYVVLCGWSFIRNYRDATSYRNDVQLKLYERFGRWAPISRMVFDVQREAQFLADVPIVDPNRIGFMGFSLSAKTALYVAAFAPEIKAVVSIDPHLALYGNSNYLDPWYLDAKRPFDSIPASDYPVEALRNTVWSLLDTDPTRPGFERNHHELLALAAPRAVMVIGCSTDQPTAAHSDDRQSIAYINAAREVYELLDVPEKLEYIQLTCGHRATDPVMDRSWQRFFERWLKEN, encoded by the coding sequence ATGGCATGGGAGCTCTTTGCGACAACGATCGACCTGGCAAGGACACAGTATTCGAGTCCGATACTCGGGGTTGAATGCGGAGGCGGGCGTTTGAATCCGAAAGACAAAGAGGCCAGCATGAACAAACCGAACTACCTGCATTTGGCTGCAGTCCTGGCCGCATTGGGCGCCGTTCTGAACTGCAGGATCGCGACTGCCCAGTTTGATCGTGATTCCACTGCACAGCCACGCTATCACACACCACCGGCGAGTGGCGTATCGTTGATGAAGGACCAGCATTTGTACTCACTGGTCTCTCCATTGCGAAGCCTGAAGACACCCGACTCAAAGGCCGATGTTCGCGAATGGAAAGAACAGTTGCGGCCGCAGCTCCACCGACAGTGGGAAAACATTCTGGGAAAGCTTCAGCCTTCTGAAAGCGACCAGGTCTGGTTTGGCGATATCCGGAATTCCACTGAAATCAGCAGAATTCAGAAGGATGGTTACGTACGAATTGAACTCACCTTACCAATGGAAACAGACTTCGATCAATCGTATCTGTTGCTCCTGCCCGATAACGTGGGCACGAAAAAATGTCCGGCTGTCATCGCCTGGACTTCGACGTCCCCCGACTACACAGAACCTGAAAAATGGTGGGGCGAATGGCTGGCACAACATGGGTACGTCGTACTTTGCGGCTGGTCATTCATTCGCAACTATCGCGACGCCACCAGCTACCGCAACGATGTTCAGCTGAAACTTTACGAGCGCTTTGGTCGATGGGCACCCATCTCTCGCATGGTTTTCGATGTCCAAAGAGAAGCTCAGTTTCTTGCGGATGTGCCAATTGTTGATCCGAACCGCATTGGTTTTATGGGCTTCTCCCTGAGCGCAAAAACCGCACTCTATGTGGCGGCATTCGCTCCGGAGATCAAGGCGGTCGTTTCAATCGATCCACACCTGGCATTGTATGGAAACAGCAATTACCTGGATCCCTGGTATCTGGATGCGAAACGACCATTCGATTCCATCCCGGCTTCTGACTACCCCGTTGAGGCGCTACGCAACACTGTTTGGAGCTTGCTGGACACAGATCCCACGCGACCTGGCTTCGAACGAAATCATCATGAGCTGCTCGCCCTCGCGGCCCCTCGCGCAGTGATGGTCATTGGATGTAGTACAGATCAGCCCACCGCCGCTCACTCCGACGACAGACAAAGCATCGCTTATATCAACGCGGCCAGGGAAGTATACGAATTACTGGACGTGCCGGAGAAGCTTGAATATATCCAGCTGACTTGTGGACACCGAGCAACCGATCCCGTGATGGACCGTTCCTGGCAGCGATTCTTTGAACGCTGGTTAAAAGAAAACTGA
- a CDS encoding VanZ family protein, translating into MLLLVSWSLLSPDPYAVVRRTSFSWIRTLDDAVKHAAAFAALAGVTASFCFRLLNSLPTCVIIGLTTYAAATEILQGFVPGRSCDPLDAIANSVGIVVGLLLATSAHSFFACKTAETASISG; encoded by the coding sequence ATGTTGCTGTTGGTTTCCTGGTCGCTTCTCTCCCCCGACCCTTACGCCGTTGTTCGCAGGACATCATTCAGCTGGATTCGAACGCTGGATGATGCGGTCAAACATGCGGCCGCTTTTGCGGCTCTGGCTGGCGTCACTGCGAGTTTTTGTTTTCGCCTTCTGAATTCGCTCCCCACGTGTGTCATCATAGGACTGACGACCTACGCGGCGGCGACCGAAATCCTGCAGGGTTTCGTACCGGGGAGGTCCTGCGACCCACTGGATGCGATTGCGAACAGCGTGGGAATCGTCGTGGGGTTACTTCTGGCGACCTCTGCACACTCATTTTTCGCATGCAAAACCGCGGAAACAGCCTCCATTTCGGGCTAA
- a CDS encoding pre-peptidase C-terminal domain-containing protein, whose translation MLLTELLENLLGRTESRRRRDRKQFHVAQIAEAVEERCLLSGTYGGYEYHEFPPAAAGSGNTGASQGAMNPLTSIPQLSSLPGAPVTIYLDFDGHTETQDWPGARSDGQTGAIITPVFDIDNDFTTFSDEELRLIEEVWYRVAEDYAPFNVNVTTIDPGSYNDFSAVLVSIGGNGSWIGSPGGIAFVNSFNNSAVNTCYVFSDNTAFGSPIHAKGMALAASHEVGHMLGLLHHSVYDANGNQTAQYDSGRPDLGPIMGAPYNSERETWSSAPDSNGPTSIQDDLVYMTRAQNLTFAFRQDDHGNSISNATPLDSTVPDVSGSGIIERNDDVDFFSFETDTGTVSFDATGLDLAAIYSGLNVNAGTNLDLVLSLYDSNGTLIATDNPTNSLSASLSASVSAGTYYIAVSGTGQYGALGSYTLSGTVIPLPTIPTMLSPTGTLSILNPTFQWSQGSGATSYELEVANLTLNRSRYYVRTVSGTTHVAQFAFVEGDYTARVRTIAADGTLGTWSNTIAFTLDVPAPSKPIISRPLGEIATSFPTFVWNSQAAAFNYTLEVRNADTDERVIFRTNHEPNTYLHFNPLPDGNYVATVQAFNILGEPSAVSDPVAFSIDSPPPVAPTITGPTATTTDTSPRIEWTEVQDAWRYDLWVNYRNGGVAQYIRETKIEGDNFYQTLDLPQGTYIAWVRAINGNGEVGPWSTAYFFTVDILPPGRVTLTGPAAVAPATVLQNQFPTFTWDAVERATTYDLWVNNETTRQTQIIREQSLTSTSFTSLTKLPEGRYNAWVRAKNSANEVGPWSTAWKFEIDLPRPTTPVFTGPTVNPAGSVTSSTPTFTWTADVQGDFYQLWVNDVTTGKRVLLVNDIVGESYQVPVDQRFLEHTYDVWVRAYNSVGEYSAWSAVNRIRIDIPNPTTPIIIGPSDTVRTSTPVLQWVHSSESVRYEVIIRDLERQENIVLQVRSFQVSPAGDVASFTLPNANALGRGTYRFWVRAFNSLSDTSAWSASKTFAVVAYEAVDAEDTSELVMLTSKAVEVSSNENRIPASDSAETNSVPENEVVFSPRIVEDTTVELAIVEESVMAEFADPTDSDVGQIALGSDVSSTPQTDSEQQATGHAGITAAMLALLPFRERKRRKE comes from the coding sequence ATGCTGCTGACCGAGTTGTTGGAAAATCTGCTGGGGCGAACTGAGTCACGACGACGACGGGACAGAAAGCAGTTCCACGTCGCGCAGATCGCAGAGGCAGTCGAAGAACGATGCTTGCTCAGCGGGACTTATGGCGGATATGAGTACCACGAATTCCCTCCTGCCGCGGCTGGAAGTGGAAACACGGGGGCTTCGCAGGGGGCAATGAATCCTCTGACTTCTATTCCGCAGCTTTCCAGCCTGCCCGGGGCGCCTGTCACGATTTACCTCGATTTCGATGGGCATACGGAGACTCAGGACTGGCCTGGCGCGCGATCCGATGGTCAAACGGGCGCGATCATCACGCCCGTCTTCGACATCGACAATGACTTCACGACTTTCAGCGACGAGGAATTGCGTCTGATCGAAGAGGTCTGGTATCGAGTTGCGGAGGATTATGCCCCGTTCAACGTGAATGTGACAACAATTGACCCTGGCTCATACAACGATTTCAGTGCCGTATTGGTCTCGATCGGTGGAAATGGCTCCTGGATTGGCAGCCCGGGCGGCATCGCATTTGTCAATTCGTTCAACAACAGTGCCGTGAACACGTGTTACGTCTTCAGTGACAACACCGCCTTTGGTTCTCCCATCCACGCGAAGGGTATGGCTCTGGCTGCGTCGCACGAAGTCGGACACATGCTCGGTCTCCTGCACCATAGTGTCTACGACGCCAACGGTAATCAGACGGCTCAGTACGACTCAGGTCGACCCGATCTCGGGCCAATCATGGGCGCGCCCTATAATTCAGAACGTGAGACCTGGTCCTCAGCACCGGACTCCAATGGTCCGACCAGTATTCAGGATGACCTCGTGTACATGACACGAGCCCAGAATCTGACGTTTGCCTTCCGTCAGGACGATCATGGCAACTCCATTTCGAATGCCACTCCGCTGGATTCCACCGTGCCTGATGTTTCCGGGTCCGGCATTATCGAACGGAATGATGACGTCGATTTCTTCTCCTTCGAAACGGACACTGGAACCGTCTCGTTTGACGCGACTGGTCTTGATCTGGCCGCAATTTACTCGGGCCTGAATGTTAATGCCGGGACAAATCTGGACCTGGTGCTAAGCCTGTACGATTCAAACGGCACTCTGATCGCCACGGACAACCCGACAAATTCCCTGTCCGCTTCTTTGTCCGCGAGTGTTTCCGCAGGAACCTACTACATCGCGGTATCCGGAACGGGGCAATACGGGGCTCTCGGCTCTTACACACTGTCTGGTACTGTCATTCCGTTACCGACAATTCCGACAATGCTGAGCCCGACCGGAACATTGTCGATACTGAACCCAACGTTCCAGTGGAGCCAGGGGTCTGGTGCGACCAGTTATGAACTGGAGGTGGCAAATCTGACACTCAATCGCAGCCGCTACTATGTGCGGACCGTTTCTGGTACGACGCACGTCGCGCAGTTCGCATTCGTTGAAGGCGACTACACGGCACGGGTGCGAACAATAGCGGCAGACGGCACGCTTGGTACATGGAGTAACACAATTGCGTTTACTCTGGATGTACCTGCTCCGTCCAAGCCCATTATTTCCCGACCATTGGGCGAGATTGCCACATCGTTCCCAACGTTTGTCTGGAACTCTCAGGCCGCGGCCTTCAACTATACTCTGGAAGTTCGAAATGCTGACACAGACGAGCGTGTCATCTTCCGAACGAACCATGAACCCAACACCTACCTGCACTTCAACCCACTGCCAGACGGCAATTATGTGGCGACGGTCCAGGCTTTTAATATCCTGGGTGAACCGAGCGCTGTCAGTGATCCTGTCGCGTTTTCCATCGACTCCCCGCCACCAGTCGCCCCGACCATTACTGGGCCAACAGCGACAACAACCGACACCAGTCCAAGGATCGAATGGACCGAAGTGCAGGACGCGTGGAGATACGATCTTTGGGTCAACTACCGCAACGGTGGAGTTGCCCAGTATATTCGTGAAACGAAGATCGAAGGTGACAACTTTTATCAGACGCTGGACTTGCCTCAGGGTACGTATATCGCGTGGGTGCGGGCTATCAATGGCAATGGCGAAGTTGGTCCATGGAGCACCGCGTACTTCTTCACAGTCGATATCCTGCCACCAGGCCGTGTTACTCTGACTGGTCCTGCAGCCGTGGCGCCGGCAACAGTTCTCCAGAATCAATTTCCGACTTTCACCTGGGACGCAGTGGAAAGGGCCACGACTTACGATCTGTGGGTGAACAACGAGACGACGCGTCAAACTCAGATCATTCGGGAGCAGTCGCTGACGAGCACTTCATTCACAAGCCTGACCAAGCTGCCGGAAGGTCGCTATAACGCCTGGGTACGTGCGAAGAACTCAGCCAATGAAGTCGGTCCATGGAGCACGGCCTGGAAGTTCGAGATTGATCTTCCTCGTCCGACGACACCTGTCTTCACCGGCCCGACTGTGAACCCTGCCGGATCGGTCACCAGTTCGACCCCGACTTTCACATGGACCGCGGATGTTCAGGGTGACTTTTACCAGCTTTGGGTCAACGATGTGACAACTGGTAAACGCGTGCTGCTCGTGAACGACATCGTGGGTGAATCCTATCAGGTGCCAGTCGATCAGCGGTTCCTGGAGCATACGTATGATGTCTGGGTGCGAGCTTACAACTCAGTCGGCGAATACAGCGCCTGGAGTGCGGTCAACCGTATTCGAATTGATATTCCGAACCCGACGACGCCAATCATCATCGGGCCAAGTGACACCGTTCGTACCTCTACCCCCGTATTGCAGTGGGTTCATTCCAGTGAATCGGTAAGGTACGAAGTGATCATTCGGGACCTTGAGCGGCAGGAAAATATCGTTCTTCAGGTCCGATCTTTCCAGGTGAGCCCTGCGGGAGATGTTGCTTCATTCACGCTGCCAAATGCCAACGCTCTGGGTCGTGGAACCTACCGGTTCTGGGTGCGGGCCTTCAACTCACTGAGTGACACCAGTGCCTGGAGTGCATCGAAGACATTTGCCGTTGTTGCTTATGAGGCTGTAGACGCTGAAGACACCTCAGAGCTCGTCATGTTGACTAGCAAAGCGGTAGAAGTCTCCTCGAACGAGAATCGAATTCCGGCTAGTGATTCGGCTGAGACGAACAGCGTGCCGGAAAATGAGGTTGTCTTCTCACCCCGAATCGTTGAAGACACAACCGTCGAGCTTGCGATTGTCGAAGAATCGGTGATGGCGGAATTCGCTGACCCGACAGACAGCGACGTAGGGCAAATCGCCCTGGGTTCGGATGTGTCGTCGACTCCGCAAACTGACTCAGAACAACAAGCGACCGGTCATGCGGGGATTACGGCAGCAATGCTTGCCCTGCTACCTTTCCGCGAGCGTAAACGTCGCAAGGAATAG